A portion of the Bacteroides faecium genome contains these proteins:
- a CDS encoding uracil-xanthine permease family protein yields the protein MDANNLTPLRKGVVGVQFLFVAFGATVLVPLLVGLDPSTALFTAGIGTLIFHAVTRGKVPIFLGSSFAFIAPIIKATELYGLPGTLSGMVGVALVYFVMSALVKWQGVRVIERLFPPVVIGPVIILIGLSLAGTGVNMAKENWVLALLSLVTAVVVSMKAKGLLKLIPIFCGIIVGYLAAWLFYDLDLSGVRDAAWLGFPQFVFPKFSWEPILFMIPVAIAPVIEHIGDVYVVNTVTGKDFVKDPGLHRTLLGDGLACCFAGLVGGPPVTTYSEVTGAMSLTKITNPQVIRIAAISAILFSVIGKISALLKSIPSAVLGGIMLLLFGTIACAGIANLVNNCIDLSRTRNIIIVSLTLTVGIGGAAFSWGDFSLSGIGLAALVGVLLNLILPKDD from the coding sequence ATGGATGCAAATAATCTTACACCTTTGAGGAAAGGAGTGGTGGGAGTACAATTCTTGTTTGTAGCTTTCGGAGCTACGGTACTCGTGCCGTTATTAGTGGGGCTCGACCCCTCGACAGCCCTGTTTACAGCAGGTATCGGTACGCTCATCTTTCATGCGGTCACCCGTGGAAAAGTTCCTATCTTCTTAGGAAGTAGTTTTGCCTTTATAGCGCCTATTATCAAAGCGACGGAGCTTTACGGACTGCCCGGCACATTGTCCGGGATGGTCGGGGTGGCATTGGTTTATTTTGTGATGAGCGCGCTTGTCAAATGGCAGGGAGTACGGGTGATTGAACGCCTCTTTCCGCCTGTTGTCATAGGGCCTGTGATTATTCTTATCGGTCTGTCATTGGCAGGAACCGGGGTAAACATGGCAAAGGAGAACTGGGTGCTGGCTTTACTATCGTTGGTCACTGCGGTCGTTGTCTCCATGAAGGCGAAAGGGCTTTTGAAGTTGATTCCTATCTTTTGCGGGATTATAGTCGGTTATCTGGCAGCCTGGCTTTTTTATGATTTGGATTTGTCGGGTGTCAGGGATGCCGCCTGGCTGGGATTTCCACAGTTCGTTTTTCCTAAATTCTCCTGGGAGCCTATCCTGTTTATGATTCCGGTAGCGATTGCTCCGGTGATAGAACATATCGGAGATGTGTATGTGGTGAACACCGTCACGGGCAAAGACTTTGTGAAAGACCCTGGTCTGCATCGTACTTTGCTGGGAGACGGGTTGGCTTGCTGCTTTGCGGGACTGGTGGGTGGACCGCCGGTCACTACTTATTCGGAAGTGACAGGAGCCATGTCATTGACGAAAATCACGAATCCGCAAGTCATACGGATTGCCGCTATTTCTGCTATCTTATTCTCCGTGATAGGAAAAATCAGTGCACTTTTGAAATCCATTCCAAGTGCGGTATTAGGTGGAATCATGCTTCTGCTCTTTGGTACGATTGCTTGTGCGGGAATTGCCAATCTGGTGAATAATTGCATAGACTTGAGCCGTACACGGAATATTATCATTGTATCATTAACGCTGACTGTCGGTATCGGCGGTGCTGCTTTTAGTTGGGGTGATTTTTCCCTGTCGGGCATCGGACTGGCAGCCTTGGTGGGAGTACTTCTGAATCTGATATTGCCTAAGGACGATTAA
- a CDS encoding potassium/proton antiporter, producing the protein MIFTAENTLLIGSILLFVSIVVGKTGYRFGVPTLLLFLVVGMIFGSDGFGLQFHNAKEAQFIGMVALSIILFSGGMDTKFREIKPILGPGIVLSTVGVLLTALFTGLFIWWLSGMSWTNIYLPITTSLLLAATMSSTDSASVFAILRSQKMNLKHNLRPMLELESGSNDPMAYMLTIVLIQFIQSAGMGVGAIAMSFIIQFIVGAAAGYLLGKLAIRMLNKLNIDNQALYPILLLAFVFFTFAITDLLKGNGYLAVYIAGIMVGNNKIMHRKEIYTFMDGLTWLFQIIMFLCLGLLVNPHEMLEVAVVALLIGVFMIVIGRPLSVFLCLLPFRKITMKSRLFVSWVGLRGAVPIIFATYPVVAGVEGSNIIFNIVFFITIVSLVVQGTTISFVARLLHLSEPLEKTGNDFGVELPEEIDSDLSDMTITREMLEEADTLKDMNLPKGTLVMIVKRGDEFLIPNGTLKLHEGDKLLLISEKSKEEEIEST; encoded by the coding sequence ATGATATTTACAGCAGAAAACACCTTACTTATCGGTTCTATCTTACTTTTCGTCAGCATTGTCGTTGGAAAGACCGGATACCGCTTTGGAGTACCCACCTTATTACTGTTCCTTGTAGTGGGAATGATATTCGGAAGCGACGGTTTCGGACTCCAGTTTCATAATGCCAAAGAGGCGCAGTTCATCGGTATGGTCGCCTTGAGTATCATCCTTTTCTCGGGTGGTATGGACACGAAATTCAGAGAAATAAAACCTATATTAGGTCCCGGTATCGTGCTTTCCACTGTCGGAGTACTACTAACAGCCCTTTTCACCGGCCTCTTTATTTGGTGGTTATCCGGCATGAGTTGGACGAACATTTATTTACCTATCACTACTTCGCTGCTACTGGCAGCTACCATGTCGTCAACCGACTCAGCTTCGGTGTTCGCCATTCTTCGTTCACAAAAGATGAACTTAAAGCACAATCTCCGCCCTATGCTGGAGCTGGAAAGTGGAAGTAATGACCCGATGGCTTATATGCTTACTATCGTCCTGATACAGTTTATCCAATCGGCAGGCATGGGAGTCGGCGCTATCGCAATGTCGTTTATCATTCAGTTTATTGTAGGTGCCGCTGCCGGATATTTACTCGGCAAACTGGCTATCCGCATGTTGAACAAGCTTAATATTGACAATCAAGCGTTATACCCTATCCTGTTACTGGCTTTTGTTTTCTTTACTTTCGCCATCACCGACTTGCTGAAAGGTAATGGATATCTGGCAGTATATATCGCCGGTATAATGGTAGGAAACAACAAAATCATGCATCGTAAGGAAATCTATACATTTATGGACGGACTGACGTGGCTGTTTCAAATCATTATGTTCCTTTGCCTGGGATTGCTTGTCAATCCGCATGAGATGCTGGAAGTAGCTGTCGTCGCTTTGCTGATTGGCGTATTTATGATTGTTATCGGTCGTCCGTTAAGCGTATTCCTCTGCTTGCTCCCGTTCCGAAAAATAACGATGAAATCACGTTTGTTCGTGTCCTGGGTGGGATTGCGCGGAGCGGTCCCTATCATCTTCGCCACTTATCCGGTGGTTGCAGGAGTCGAAGGTTCGAATATTATCTTCAATATCGTGTTCTTCATTACCATTGTCTCACTGGTCGTACAGGGTACTACCATTTCTTTTGTGGCACGTCTACTGCATCTCTCCGAACCTTTGGAGAAAACAGGCAATGACTTCGGTGTCGAACTCCCGGAAGAAATTGATTCCGACCTAAGCGACATGACAATTACCCGCGAAATGCTGGAAGAAGCAGATACATTGAAGGATATGAATCTTCCCAAAGGCACACTGGTAATGATTGTGAAACGTGGAGATGAGTTCCTGATTCCTAACGGAACATTGAAGCTGCACGAGGGGGATAAACTATTGCTCATTTCCGAGAAATCCAAAGAGGAAGAAATAGAATCCACCTAA
- a CDS encoding long-chain fatty acid--CoA ligase, protein MEQEHQFIDYIEQSIIKNWDKDALTDYKGITLQYKDVARKIAKFHIVLESAGIQPGDKIAVCGRNSAHWAVTFLATITYGAVIVPILHEFKADNIHNIVNHSEAKLLFVGDQAWENLNEDAMPLLEGIASLTDFSALVSRNEKLTYAFEHRNAIYGQQYPKNFRPEHICYRKDRPEELAIINYTSGTTGYSKGVMLPYRSIWSNVAYCFEMLPLKPGDNIVSMLPMGHVFGMVYDFLYGFSAGAHIYFLTRMPSPKIIAQSFAEIKPRVISCVPLIVEKIIKKDILPKVDSKIGKLLLKVPIVNDKIKSLARQAAMEIFGGNFDEIIIGGAPFNVEVEAFLQKIGFPYTIAYGMTECGPIICSSRWETLKLASCGKATTRMEVKIDSPDPKTHAGEIICRGTNMMLGYYKNPEATAQIIDVHGWLHTGDLGTMDEEGYVTVRGRSKNLLLTSSGQNIYPEEIESKLNNLPYVSESIIVLQHEKLVALIYPDFDDAFAHGLQQADIQKVMEQNRIELNQQLPNYSQISKIKIHFEEFEKTAKKSIKRFMYQEAKG, encoded by the coding sequence ATGGAACAAGAACATCAGTTCATTGATTATATTGAGCAAAGTATCATCAAAAACTGGGACAAAGATGCCTTAACTGACTATAAAGGAATCACCCTTCAATATAAAGACGTAGCGCGTAAAATCGCTAAATTTCACATCGTACTGGAAAGCGCCGGAATTCAGCCGGGAGATAAAATAGCAGTCTGCGGACGCAACAGTGCCCACTGGGCAGTTACTTTCTTAGCCACTATTACTTATGGAGCCGTTATCGTGCCTATCCTGCATGAGTTCAAGGCGGACAACATTCATAATATTGTCAATCACTCCGAAGCCAAACTACTTTTCGTGGGCGACCAGGCTTGGGAAAATCTGAATGAAGATGCCATGCCTTTACTGGAAGGTATCGCTTCACTGACAGACTTCTCCGCTTTAGTATCACGGAACGAGAAACTCACTTATGCCTTTGAACATCGGAACGCTATTTATGGGCAGCAGTATCCCAAGAATTTCCGCCCTGAACATATCTGTTACCGGAAAGACAGACCGGAAGAGTTAGCGATTATCAACTATACTTCGGGCACTACGGGATATTCAAAAGGAGTCATGCTCCCCTACCGCAGCATTTGGTCAAACGTGGCGTATTGCTTCGAGATGCTTCCGCTTAAGCCGGGAGACAACATCGTTTCCATGCTTCCTATGGGACACGTATTCGGTATGGTGTACGACTTCCTGTACGGATTCTCGGCAGGTGCGCATATCTACTTCCTGACGCGTATGCCGTCTCCGAAAATCATTGCCCAATCGTTTGCGGAAATCAAGCCAAGAGTAATCTCTTGTGTGCCTTTGATTGTAGAAAAGATTATCAAGAAGGATATTCTGCCTAAAGTGGACAGCAAGATTGGTAAGTTATTGCTCAAAGTGCCTATTGTCAATGATAAAATCAAGTCTTTGGCACGTCAGGCCGCTATGGAAATATTCGGTGGTAACTTTGATGAAATCATTATCGGCGGTGCTCCTTTCAATGTCGAAGTGGAAGCTTTCCTTCAAAAGATAGGATTCCCCTATACCATCGCTTACGGTATGACCGAATGTGGCCCTATTATCTGCTCGAGCCGTTGGGAAACGTTGAAACTGGCTTCCTGCGGAAAGGCAACGACACGTATGGAAGTAAAGATTGATTCGCCGGACCCCAAAACCCATGCCGGAGAAATCATTTGCAGAGGAACCAATATGATGTTGGGATACTACAAAAATCCCGAAGCTACTGCACAAATCATAGATGTACACGGTTGGCTGCATACGGGCGACCTCGGAACAATGGATGAAGAAGGATACGTAACCGTCCGCGGCCGTAGCAAAAATCTGCTTCTTACTTCAAGCGGACAGAATATCTATCCTGAAGAGATTGAAAGCAAATTGAACAACCTGCCGTATGTATCGGAATCAATCATCGTTCTGCAGCATGAAAAGCTGGTAGCTCTTATCTATCCTGATTTTGATGATGCTTTTGCTCATGGATTGCAGCAAGCGGATATTCAGAAAGTGATGGAACAGAACCGTATCGAACTGAATCAGCAGCTTCCAAACTATTCTCAAATAAGCAAGATTAAAATCCATTTCGAGGAATTTGAAAAGACCGCAAAGAAATCAATCAAACGCTTCATGTACCAGGAAGCGAAAGGATAA
- a CDS encoding glycoside hydrolase family 97 protein encodes MKINHLVGAFLCVLGCYACSSPKTEVKSPDGHIKMSFTVDENGRPLYNVSVGDSLFIENSMMGFTEGNGVALADGFQIKSTTFDSKDETWTQPWGENKTNRNHYNEMAVNLINGSQVELTLHFRVFDDGVGFRYEYNVPTVDSLMITDELTTFRFRQDGTSWSIPASAETYELLYKQQPISEVETANTPFTFKTADGVYGSIHEAALYDFSEMTLKQAGNYTLKAELTPWPDGIKVRKGNHFTTSWRTIQIAPEAVGLINSSLILNLNDPCVLETTDWIRPLKYVGVWWGMHLGVETWKMDERHGATTVNAKKYIDFAAANNIEGVLFEGWNEGWESWGGMQNFDFTKPYADFDIDEIVRYAKEKGIEIIGHHETGGNIPNYERQMDHAMQWYTDHGISILKTGYAGAFPDGLSHHGQYGVNHYQKVVETAARHKMTLDAHEPIKDTGIRRTWPNMMTREGARGMEWNAWSEGNPPSHHVMLPFTRLLSGPMDYTPGTFDILFLQTKDSPRRQKWNDQDKGNSRVNTTLAKQIANWVILYSPLQMASDMIEHYEGHPAFQFFRDFNPDCDESKALAGEPGEFVAVVRKAKGNYFLGAATDEKPRTLEIKLDFLEPGKQYKATIYADGEKADWKTNPTDYQITEQTVTSENVLTVRMAAGGGQAVSFMPL; translated from the coding sequence ATGAAAATAAATCATTTAGTCGGAGCTTTTCTGTGTGTGCTGGGATGTTACGCGTGTAGCAGTCCGAAAACAGAAGTCAAATCACCGGATGGTCATATTAAAATGTCTTTTACAGTAGATGAAAACGGCAGACCACTCTATAACGTTTCAGTAGGTGATTCATTATTCATTGAAAATTCGATGATGGGCTTCACGGAAGGTAACGGAGTTGCCTTGGCAGACGGTTTCCAAATAAAAAGTACAACTTTCGACAGCAAGGACGAGACTTGGACACAGCCCTGGGGAGAGAATAAGACGAACCGGAACCATTATAATGAAATGGCAGTCAACCTGATTAACGGAAGCCAGGTGGAACTGACCCTTCATTTCCGTGTATTCGATGACGGGGTAGGATTCCGCTATGAATACAACGTCCCCACAGTAGATTCATTGATGATAACTGATGAACTGACTACGTTCCGTTTCCGTCAGGATGGTACTTCATGGTCGATTCCTGCCAGTGCGGAAACTTACGAGTTACTATATAAACAGCAACCTATCTCCGAAGTCGAAACGGCAAATACTCCCTTTACCTTCAAAACGGCAGACGGTGTGTATGGAAGTATCCATGAAGCGGCTTTGTATGACTTCTCCGAAATGACTCTGAAGCAGGCAGGTAACTATACATTGAAAGCGGAGCTTACCCCGTGGCCTGATGGTATCAAGGTGCGCAAAGGCAACCATTTCACTACTTCCTGGCGTACCATTCAGATTGCTCCCGAAGCTGTCGGACTTATCAATTCTTCATTGATTCTGAATCTGAATGATCCTTGTGTACTGGAAACTACCGACTGGATTCGTCCGTTGAAGTATGTCGGAGTCTGGTGGGGAATGCATCTCGGCGTAGAAACCTGGAAGATGGACGAACGTCACGGAGCCACCACGGTCAACGCTAAAAAATATATAGACTTCGCAGCCGCCAATAATATAGAAGGTGTCCTGTTTGAAGGCTGGAACGAAGGTTGGGAAAGTTGGGGCGGTATGCAGAACTTTGACTTTACGAAGCCTTATGCCGATTTTGATATTGACGAGATAGTCCGTTATGCCAAAGAGAAAGGCATTGAAATCATCGGCCACCATGAGACGGGTGGAAATATCCCTAACTATGAGCGTCAAATGGACCATGCGATGCAATGGTACACTGACCATGGCATTTCTATTTTGAAAACCGGTTATGCAGGAGCTTTCCCGGACGGACTTTCACATCACGGACAGTATGGAGTCAACCACTATCAGAAAGTGGTAGAAACGGCTGCCCGTCACAAAATGACGCTCGATGCACACGAACCGATTAAGGATACCGGAATTCGCCGTACATGGCCAAATATGATGACTCGCGAGGGTGCCCGTGGGATGGAATGGAACGCATGGAGCGAGGGCAATCCGCCTTCCCATCATGTGATGCTGCCGTTTACCCGTCTGTTGTCCGGACCGATGGATTATACTCCGGGAACTTTTGACATTCTGTTCTTGCAAACAAAAGATTCTCCTCGTCGTCAGAAGTGGAACGACCAAGATAAGGGAAACAGCCGTGTGAATACCACTTTGGCAAAACAGATAGCTAACTGGGTAATTCTGTATTCTCCTTTGCAAATGGCTTCTGACATGATAGAACATTATGAAGGACATCCTGCTTTCCAGTTCTTCCGTGATTTTAATCCTGATTGTGACGAATCGAAAGCATTGGCAGGTGAACCGGGAGAATTCGTAGCAGTTGTGCGTAAAGCAAAAGGCAACTATTTCCTGGGAGCAGCTACCGACGAGAAACCGCGTACATTGGAAATAAAACTGGACTTCCTGGAACCGGGCAAGCAGTATAAAGCCACCATCTATGCCGATGGAGAAAAGGCGGACTGGAAAACGAATCCTACGGATTATCAGATAACAGAGCAAACGGTGACTTCCGAAAATGTATTGACTGTACGGATGGCTGCCGGCGGTGGACAGGCTGTTTCATTCATGCCGCTTTAA
- a CDS encoding response regulator transcription factor, with protein MAKILLVEDEINIASFIERGLKEFGHTVSVCHDGNTGWKILQEEPFDLLILDIIMPKINGLELCRLYRQMFGYQTPVIMLTALGTTEDIVKGLDAGADDYLVKPFSFQELEARIKALLRRSKEVAANQLVCDNLILDYNTRKARRGDIDIELTVKEYRLLEYFMTHQGVALSRITLLKDVWDKNFDTNTNIVDVYVNYLRVKIDRDFDKKLIHTVVGLGYIMNT; from the coding sequence ATGGCAAAGATACTATTGGTTGAAGATGAAATAAATATCGCCTCTTTTATTGAACGGGGACTGAAAGAATTCGGACATACGGTAAGCGTCTGTCATGACGGCAACACCGGTTGGAAAATCCTTCAGGAAGAGCCTTTCGACCTTTTAATACTGGACATCATCATGCCGAAGATAAACGGGCTGGAACTCTGCCGTCTCTATCGTCAGATGTTCGGTTATCAGACTCCCGTTATCATGCTGACAGCCTTGGGCACAACGGAAGATATTGTCAAAGGACTGGATGCGGGAGCGGACGATTACCTTGTCAAACCTTTCAGTTTTCAGGAACTGGAAGCGCGTATCAAGGCATTGCTTCGACGCAGCAAGGAAGTTGCCGCCAACCAACTGGTTTGTGATAATCTGATATTGGATTACAATACCCGGAAGGCCAGAAGAGGTGATATAGACATCGAACTCACCGTCAAGGAATATCGTCTGCTCGAATATTTTATGACTCATCAGGGGGTAGCCCTCTCACGTATCACCTTGCTCAAAGATGTATGGGACAAGAACTTCGACACGAATACCAATATCGTGGATGTTTACGTCAATTATCTCCGGGTAAAGATAGACCGTGACTTCGATAAGAAACTGATTCACACGGTTGTAGGATTAGGATATATCATGAATACTTAA